One window of Xylocopa sonorina isolate GNS202 chromosome 9, iyXylSono1_principal, whole genome shotgun sequence genomic DNA carries:
- the Hdac4 gene encoding histone deacetylase 4 isoform X5, translated as MPFSSCNALGSCGSLVTEFDVGYRSVEIASAFTHLPQKEMARDTPGSPMSRSRDLVGGVGGAATTLTSGAYHTSSNDPAALHGHMLQQKILELQQHHQLQQQILRQQYQAQERQLAELHEQQMHQLKLWEQQKQLEEQRREKERLEALRKKDKHDHSAIASTEVKQRLQSFLVNKKQREAAAAANGAVPGTPGYRSWLQPQSGESPGAANASHPYRMPQMLQEKFADDFPLRKTASEPNLLKVRLKQRVERNMAASRNSPLMARRKDRLLSHLKRKSLLANSSSNPESGPNSPPTVNNSQASPTGGGNAAAIQEETENTGYGGPLTSSSQQGSLSDLSLFSSPSMPNISLGRPHVPSGSSTTGTKLATVSEAEVRAAFTARLGMPLTGQMLPGTLPFYPSLTVIEGGDASSTAYVHKPMQNMDHQSVTNRQHPSAVYHGTASAATPITDTQVAHARLQKAGHRPLGSRTQSAPLPLGHPMLQGGMMAPQTHYEEYLAEKQLHDQQQAHNYLKQQIRQTVLTRVGSRGQANQLDEAPETEESEVIDLTGGKKDLSEESEISKQQRDREQFLQQQRDLMMRHTLQISNESSTAYGGSGSGSRSSQQSARPLSRALSSPLVHLGPQATQATGDLFARASSHRPTTGLAYDPLMLKHACVCGETVRGHPEHGGRLQSVWARLSETGLLQRCDRIRSRKATLEEIQTCHSEAHALLFGTNPMNRQKLDVSKLSQLPIKSFVRLPCGGVGVDSDTTWNELNTAPAARMAVGCVVDLAFKTAMGDIKNGFAVVRPPGHHAETNQAMGFCFFNSVAIAARLLQQKLDIRKILILDWDVHHGNGTQQMFYDDPRVLYLSIHRHDEGNFFPGTGGPTECGAGEGLGYNVNVAWSGGLNPPMGDAEYLAAFRTIVMPIANAFDPSIVLVSAGFDAAVGHPAPLGGYKVSPACFGKMTQQLLGLANGKVVLALEGGYDLAAICDSAQECVRALLGDEPTQLREEELTRIPCQNAVDTLQKTIAVQMSHWPCVKLNAHTVSMSAIEAGQKERDETETVSAMASLSMQQPTNLTTTPEHSREVSEEPMEQDDAK; from the exons ACGTGGGTTACAGAAGCGTCGAGATCGCGTCCGCGTTCACGCATCTACCGCAGAAAG AGATGGCCAGGGACACGCCAGGCTCACCGATGTCCAGATCGAGGGACCTGGTCGGCGGAGTTGGCGGTGCTGCGACCACCTTGACATCCGGCGCCTATCACACCAGCTCGAACGATCCAGCCGCACTCCATGGCCACATGCTGCAGCAGAAGATACTCGAG CTGCAACAGCATCATCAGCTTCAGCAACAGATACTGCGGCAACAATACCAAGCGCAGGAACGCCAGTTGGCCGAGCTGCACGAGCAACAGATGCACCAGCTGAAG CTCTGGGAACAGCAGAAGCAGCTGGAAGAACAaagaagagagaaggagaggcTCGAGGCGCTCAGGAAGAAAGACAAGCACGATCACAGCGCGATCGCCTCGACGGAGGTCAAGCAACGGCTTCAG AGCTTCCTCGTGAACAAGAAGCAAAGAGAGGCCGCTGCGGCGGCGAATGGAGCCGTGCCTGGTACACCCGGATACAGGAGCTG GTTGCAGCCCCAATCGGGAGAGTCGCCCGGGGCAGCGAACGCCTCGCATCCCTACAGGATGCCGCAGATGCTCCAGGAGAAGTTCGCTGACGACTTCCCACTACGTAAAACAG CCTCGGAGCCGAACCTGCTGAAGGTGCGACTAAAGCAACGCGTGGAGAGGAACATGGCCGCGTCGAGAAATTCACCCCTGATGGCACGCCGGAAGGACCGTCTGCTGTCGCACCTCAAGCGGAAATCACTGCTAGCAA ATTCTAGTAGTAATCCAGAGTCTGGGCCTAATTCACCGCCGACCGTGAACAATTCTCAAGCGAGCCCCACCGGCGGAGGGAACGCAGCGGCGATCCAAGAG GAGACGGAGAACACTGGTTACGGCGGTCCCTTGACCAGCAGTAGTCAGCAGGGTAGCCTCTCGGATCTGTCACTCTTCAGTTCACCGTCCATGCCGAATATCTCGCTGGGTAGACCTCACGTTCCATCCGGTTCCAGTACG ACCGGCACTAAATTGGCGACCGTCTCAGAAGCGGAGGTCCGCGCTGCCTTCACTGCGCGACTAGGGATGCCGCTCACAGGTCAAATGTTACCGGGCACCTTGCCGTTCTATCCGTCGTTGACGGTGATCGAAGGAGGGGACGCGTCGTCGACCGCCTACGTCCACAAGCCGATGCAGAACATGGACCATCAGTCGGTGACGAACAGGCAGCACCCATCCGCGGTGTACCACGGGACCGCGTCAGCAGCAACACCCATTACAGACACGCAAGTAGCACACGCGAGGCTGCAAAAGGCTGGTCACCGGCCTTTAGGTA GTAGAACCCAGTCAGCCCCGTTGCCGTTGGGCCATCCGATGCTGCAAGGCGGCATGATGGCGCCCCAGACCCATTACGAAGAGTACCTGGCAGAGAAGCAACTGCACGATCAACAGCAAGCGCACAATTACTTGAAGCAGCAAATCCGTCAGACGGTGTTGACCAGGGTCGGCTCGCGGGGTCAGGCGAATCAATTGGACGAGGCACCGGAGACAGAGGAGTCCGAGGTGATCGATCTGACCGGTGGGAAGAAGGACTTGTCGGAGGAGAGCGAGATTTCTAAACAGCAACGAGACCGAGAGCAATTCCTCCAGCAGCAGAGGGATCTGATGATGAGGCATACGTTGCAGATCTCGAATGAGTCGTCGACGGCCTACGGTGGGAGCGGTAGCGGTAGCAGAAGTAGTCAACAGAGCGCCAGGCCATTATCCAGAGCGCTGTCTAGTCCGTTGGTTCACTTGG GTCCTCAGGCGACTCAAGCCACCGGCGATCTGTTCGCGCGCGCTTCCTCCCATCGACCCACCACCGGCTTGGCCTACGATCCGCTAATGTTGAAGCACGCCTGCGTCTGCGGCGAAACGGTCCGGGGTCATCCGGAGCACGGGGGCAGGTTGCAGAGCGTCTGGGCACGACTGTCGGAGACCGGGCTGCTGCAGCGATGCGATCGAATACGATCGCGGAAAGCGACGCTCGAGGAGATTCAGACGTGTCACAGCGAGGCTCACGCTCTTCTCTTTG GAACGAATCCGATGAATCGTCAAAAGTTGGACGTGTCGAAGCTCTCTCAACTGCCCATCAAGAGTTTCGTACGGCTGCCTTGCGGCGGAGTGGGCGTCGATTCCGACACTACGTGGAACGAACTGAACACCGCCCCGGCTGCAAGAATGGCCGTCGGGTGTGTCGTCGATCTGGCCTTTAAAACCGCCATGGGTGACATTAAGAACGGCTTCGCCGTGGTACGACCGCCGGGACACCACGCTGAGACCAACCAAGCCATGGGTTTCTGCTTCTTCAACTCGGTCGCGATCGCTGCGCGATTGCTTCAGCAGAAGCTCGATATTAGGAAAATCTTGATCCTGGATTGG GATGTCCATCATGGGAACGGGACGCAGCAGATGTTCTACGACGACCCGCGGGTTCTGTACCTGTCGATACACAGGCACGACGAAGGTAACTTCTTTCCAGGAACGGGTGGACCGACCGAGTGCGGCGCTGGCGAGGGTCTCGGCTACAACGTGAACGTGGCTTGGTCCGGTGGACTGAACCCGCCGATGGGCGACGCGGAATACTTGGCCGCGTTCCGCACGATCGTGATGCCTATCGCGAACGCGTTCGACCCGAGTATCGTGCTCGTCTCGGCTGGATTCGACGCAGCCGTTGGACATCCCGCGCCTCTTGGCGGCTACAAAGTCAGTCCGGCCTGTTTCGGGAAAATGACGCAGCAACTGCTTGGCCTGGCGAACGGTAAGGTCGTCCTCGCTCTCGAAGGTGGCTACGACTTGGCAGCGATCTGCGATTCCGCGCAAGAGTGCGTTCGAGCTCTCCTGGGCGACGAACCCACGCAACTTCGCGAAGAGGAATTGACCAGGATACCATGTCAGAACGCGGTCGACACGTTGCAAAAGACTATCGCTGTTCAG ATGTCGCATTGGCCTTGCGTCAAGTTGAACGCGCACACGGTGTCGATGAGCGCTATCGAAGCAGGACAGAAGGAGCGCGATGAAACCGAGACGGTCTCCGCGATGGCCTCTCTATCGATGCAACAGCCTACCAATTTAAC AACTACCCCAGAACATTCCCGAGAAGTTTCCGAGGAGCCAATGGAACAGGACGACGCCAAATGA
- the Hdac4 gene encoding histone deacetylase 4 isoform X2, with translation MQGSVNVGGNRMSSEQARASAVATKDVGYRSVEIASAFTHLPQKEMARDTPGSPMSRSRDLVGGVGGAATTLTSGAYHTSSNDPAALHGHMLQQKILELQQHHQLQQQILRQQYQAQERQLAELHEQQMHQLKLWEQQKQLEEQRREKERLEALRKKDKHDHSAIASTEVKQRLQSFLVNKKQREAAAAANGAVPGTPGYRSWLQPQSGESPGAANASHPYRMPQMLQEKFADDFPLRKTASEPNLLKVRLKQRVERNMAASRNSPLMARRKDRLLSHLKRKSLLANSSSNPESGPNSPPTVNNSQASPTGGGNAAAIQEETENTGYGGPLTSSSQQGSLSDLSLFSSPSMPNISLGRPHVPSGSSTTGTKLATVSEAEVRAAFTARLGMPLTGQMLPGTLPFYPSLTVIEGGDASSTAYVHKPMQNMDHQSVTNRQHPSAVYHGTASAATPITDTQVAHARLQKAGHRPLGSRTQSAPLPLGHPMLQGGMMAPQTHYEEYLAEKQLHDQQQAHNYLKQQIRQTVLTRVGSRGQANQLDEAPETEESEVIDLTGGKKDLSEESEISKQQRDREQFLQQQRDLMMRHTLQISNESSTAYGGSGSGSRSSQQSARPLSRALSSPLVHLGPQATQATGDLFARASSHRPTTGLAYDPLMLKHACVCGETVRGHPEHGGRLQSVWARLSETGLLQRCDRIRSRKATLEEIQTCHSEAHALLFGTNPMNRQKLDVSKLSQLPIKSFVRLPCGGVGVDSDTTWNELNTAPAARMAVGCVVDLAFKTAMGDIKNGFAVVRPPGHHAETNQAMGFCFFNSVAIAARLLQQKLDIRKILILDWDVHHGNGTQQMFYDDPRVLYLSIHRHDEGNFFPGTGGPTECGAGEGLGYNVNVAWSGGLNPPMGDAEYLAAFRTIVMPIANAFDPSIVLVSAGFDAAVGHPAPLGGYKVSPACFGKMTQQLLGLANGKVVLALEGGYDLAAICDSAQECVRALLGDEPTQLREEELTRIPCQNAVDTLQKTIAVQMSHWPCVKLNAHTVSMSAIEAGQKERDETETVSAMASLSMQQPTNLTTTPEHSREVSEEPMEQDDAK, from the exons ACGTGGGTTACAGAAGCGTCGAGATCGCGTCCGCGTTCACGCATCTACCGCAGAAAG AGATGGCCAGGGACACGCCAGGCTCACCGATGTCCAGATCGAGGGACCTGGTCGGCGGAGTTGGCGGTGCTGCGACCACCTTGACATCCGGCGCCTATCACACCAGCTCGAACGATCCAGCCGCACTCCATGGCCACATGCTGCAGCAGAAGATACTCGAG CTGCAACAGCATCATCAGCTTCAGCAACAGATACTGCGGCAACAATACCAAGCGCAGGAACGCCAGTTGGCCGAGCTGCACGAGCAACAGATGCACCAGCTGAAG CTCTGGGAACAGCAGAAGCAGCTGGAAGAACAaagaagagagaaggagaggcTCGAGGCGCTCAGGAAGAAAGACAAGCACGATCACAGCGCGATCGCCTCGACGGAGGTCAAGCAACGGCTTCAG AGCTTCCTCGTGAACAAGAAGCAAAGAGAGGCCGCTGCGGCGGCGAATGGAGCCGTGCCTGGTACACCCGGATACAGGAGCTG GTTGCAGCCCCAATCGGGAGAGTCGCCCGGGGCAGCGAACGCCTCGCATCCCTACAGGATGCCGCAGATGCTCCAGGAGAAGTTCGCTGACGACTTCCCACTACGTAAAACAG CCTCGGAGCCGAACCTGCTGAAGGTGCGACTAAAGCAACGCGTGGAGAGGAACATGGCCGCGTCGAGAAATTCACCCCTGATGGCACGCCGGAAGGACCGTCTGCTGTCGCACCTCAAGCGGAAATCACTGCTAGCAA ATTCTAGTAGTAATCCAGAGTCTGGGCCTAATTCACCGCCGACCGTGAACAATTCTCAAGCGAGCCCCACCGGCGGAGGGAACGCAGCGGCGATCCAAGAG GAGACGGAGAACACTGGTTACGGCGGTCCCTTGACCAGCAGTAGTCAGCAGGGTAGCCTCTCGGATCTGTCACTCTTCAGTTCACCGTCCATGCCGAATATCTCGCTGGGTAGACCTCACGTTCCATCCGGTTCCAGTACG ACCGGCACTAAATTGGCGACCGTCTCAGAAGCGGAGGTCCGCGCTGCCTTCACTGCGCGACTAGGGATGCCGCTCACAGGTCAAATGTTACCGGGCACCTTGCCGTTCTATCCGTCGTTGACGGTGATCGAAGGAGGGGACGCGTCGTCGACCGCCTACGTCCACAAGCCGATGCAGAACATGGACCATCAGTCGGTGACGAACAGGCAGCACCCATCCGCGGTGTACCACGGGACCGCGTCAGCAGCAACACCCATTACAGACACGCAAGTAGCACACGCGAGGCTGCAAAAGGCTGGTCACCGGCCTTTAGGTA GTAGAACCCAGTCAGCCCCGTTGCCGTTGGGCCATCCGATGCTGCAAGGCGGCATGATGGCGCCCCAGACCCATTACGAAGAGTACCTGGCAGAGAAGCAACTGCACGATCAACAGCAAGCGCACAATTACTTGAAGCAGCAAATCCGTCAGACGGTGTTGACCAGGGTCGGCTCGCGGGGTCAGGCGAATCAATTGGACGAGGCACCGGAGACAGAGGAGTCCGAGGTGATCGATCTGACCGGTGGGAAGAAGGACTTGTCGGAGGAGAGCGAGATTTCTAAACAGCAACGAGACCGAGAGCAATTCCTCCAGCAGCAGAGGGATCTGATGATGAGGCATACGTTGCAGATCTCGAATGAGTCGTCGACGGCCTACGGTGGGAGCGGTAGCGGTAGCAGAAGTAGTCAACAGAGCGCCAGGCCATTATCCAGAGCGCTGTCTAGTCCGTTGGTTCACTTGG GTCCTCAGGCGACTCAAGCCACCGGCGATCTGTTCGCGCGCGCTTCCTCCCATCGACCCACCACCGGCTTGGCCTACGATCCGCTAATGTTGAAGCACGCCTGCGTCTGCGGCGAAACGGTCCGGGGTCATCCGGAGCACGGGGGCAGGTTGCAGAGCGTCTGGGCACGACTGTCGGAGACCGGGCTGCTGCAGCGATGCGATCGAATACGATCGCGGAAAGCGACGCTCGAGGAGATTCAGACGTGTCACAGCGAGGCTCACGCTCTTCTCTTTG GAACGAATCCGATGAATCGTCAAAAGTTGGACGTGTCGAAGCTCTCTCAACTGCCCATCAAGAGTTTCGTACGGCTGCCTTGCGGCGGAGTGGGCGTCGATTCCGACACTACGTGGAACGAACTGAACACCGCCCCGGCTGCAAGAATGGCCGTCGGGTGTGTCGTCGATCTGGCCTTTAAAACCGCCATGGGTGACATTAAGAACGGCTTCGCCGTGGTACGACCGCCGGGACACCACGCTGAGACCAACCAAGCCATGGGTTTCTGCTTCTTCAACTCGGTCGCGATCGCTGCGCGATTGCTTCAGCAGAAGCTCGATATTAGGAAAATCTTGATCCTGGATTGG GATGTCCATCATGGGAACGGGACGCAGCAGATGTTCTACGACGACCCGCGGGTTCTGTACCTGTCGATACACAGGCACGACGAAGGTAACTTCTTTCCAGGAACGGGTGGACCGACCGAGTGCGGCGCTGGCGAGGGTCTCGGCTACAACGTGAACGTGGCTTGGTCCGGTGGACTGAACCCGCCGATGGGCGACGCGGAATACTTGGCCGCGTTCCGCACGATCGTGATGCCTATCGCGAACGCGTTCGACCCGAGTATCGTGCTCGTCTCGGCTGGATTCGACGCAGCCGTTGGACATCCCGCGCCTCTTGGCGGCTACAAAGTCAGTCCGGCCTGTTTCGGGAAAATGACGCAGCAACTGCTTGGCCTGGCGAACGGTAAGGTCGTCCTCGCTCTCGAAGGTGGCTACGACTTGGCAGCGATCTGCGATTCCGCGCAAGAGTGCGTTCGAGCTCTCCTGGGCGACGAACCCACGCAACTTCGCGAAGAGGAATTGACCAGGATACCATGTCAGAACGCGGTCGACACGTTGCAAAAGACTATCGCTGTTCAG ATGTCGCATTGGCCTTGCGTCAAGTTGAACGCGCACACGGTGTCGATGAGCGCTATCGAAGCAGGACAGAAGGAGCGCGATGAAACCGAGACGGTCTCCGCGATGGCCTCTCTATCGATGCAACAGCCTACCAATTTAAC AACTACCCCAGAACATTCCCGAGAAGTTTCCGAGGAGCCAATGGAACAGGACGACGCCAAATGA
- the Hdac4 gene encoding histone deacetylase 4 isoform X8, translating to MARDTPGSPMSRSRDLVGGVGGAATTLTSGAYHTSSNDPAALHGHMLQQKILELQQHHQLQQQILRQQYQAQERQLAELHEQQMHQLKLWEQQKQLEEQRREKERLEALRKKDKHDHSAIASTEVKQRLQSFLVNKKQREAAAAANGAVPGTPGYRSWLQPQSGESPGAANASHPYRMPQMLQEKFADDFPLRKTASEPNLLKVRLKQRVERNMAASRNSPLMARRKDRLLSHLKRKSLLANSSSNPESGPNSPPTVNNSQASPTGGGNAAAIQEETENTGYGGPLTSSSQQGSLSDLSLFSSPSMPNISLGRPHVPSGSSTTGTKLATVSEAEVRAAFTARLGMPLTGQMLPGTLPFYPSLTVIEGGDASSTAYVHKPMQNMDHQSVTNRQHPSAVYHGTASAATPITDTQVAHARLQKAGHRPLGSRTQSAPLPLGHPMLQGGMMAPQTHYEEYLAEKQLHDQQQAHNYLKQQIRQTVLTRVGSRGQANQLDEAPETEESEVIDLTGGKKDLSEESEISKQQRDREQFLQQQRDLMMRHTLQISNESSTAYGGSGSGSRSSQQSARPLSRALSSPLVHLGPQATQATGDLFARASSHRPTTGLAYDPLMLKHACVCGETVRGHPEHGGRLQSVWARLSETGLLQRCDRIRSRKATLEEIQTCHSEAHALLFGTNPMNRQKLDVSKLSQLPIKSFVRLPCGGVGVDSDTTWNELNTAPAARMAVGCVVDLAFKTAMGDIKNGFAVVRPPGHHAETNQAMGFCFFNSVAIAARLLQQKLDIRKILILDWDVHHGNGTQQMFYDDPRVLYLSIHRHDEGNFFPGTGGPTECGAGEGLGYNVNVAWSGGLNPPMGDAEYLAAFRTIVMPIANAFDPSIVLVSAGFDAAVGHPAPLGGYKVSPACFGKMTQQLLGLANGKVVLALEGGYDLAAICDSAQECVRALLGDEPTQLREEELTRIPCQNAVDTLQKTIAVQMSHWPCVKLNAHTVSMSAIEAGQKERDETETVSAMASLSMQQPTNLTTTPEHSREVSEEPMEQDDAK from the exons ATGGCCAGGGACACGCCAGGCTCACCGATGTCCAGATCGAGGGACCTGGTCGGCGGAGTTGGCGGTGCTGCGACCACCTTGACATCCGGCGCCTATCACACCAGCTCGAACGATCCAGCCGCACTCCATGGCCACATGCTGCAGCAGAAGATACTCGAG CTGCAACAGCATCATCAGCTTCAGCAACAGATACTGCGGCAACAATACCAAGCGCAGGAACGCCAGTTGGCCGAGCTGCACGAGCAACAGATGCACCAGCTGAAG CTCTGGGAACAGCAGAAGCAGCTGGAAGAACAaagaagagagaaggagaggcTCGAGGCGCTCAGGAAGAAAGACAAGCACGATCACAGCGCGATCGCCTCGACGGAGGTCAAGCAACGGCTTCAG AGCTTCCTCGTGAACAAGAAGCAAAGAGAGGCCGCTGCGGCGGCGAATGGAGCCGTGCCTGGTACACCCGGATACAGGAGCTG GTTGCAGCCCCAATCGGGAGAGTCGCCCGGGGCAGCGAACGCCTCGCATCCCTACAGGATGCCGCAGATGCTCCAGGAGAAGTTCGCTGACGACTTCCCACTACGTAAAACAG CCTCGGAGCCGAACCTGCTGAAGGTGCGACTAAAGCAACGCGTGGAGAGGAACATGGCCGCGTCGAGAAATTCACCCCTGATGGCACGCCGGAAGGACCGTCTGCTGTCGCACCTCAAGCGGAAATCACTGCTAGCAA ATTCTAGTAGTAATCCAGAGTCTGGGCCTAATTCACCGCCGACCGTGAACAATTCTCAAGCGAGCCCCACCGGCGGAGGGAACGCAGCGGCGATCCAAGAG GAGACGGAGAACACTGGTTACGGCGGTCCCTTGACCAGCAGTAGTCAGCAGGGTAGCCTCTCGGATCTGTCACTCTTCAGTTCACCGTCCATGCCGAATATCTCGCTGGGTAGACCTCACGTTCCATCCGGTTCCAGTACG ACCGGCACTAAATTGGCGACCGTCTCAGAAGCGGAGGTCCGCGCTGCCTTCACTGCGCGACTAGGGATGCCGCTCACAGGTCAAATGTTACCGGGCACCTTGCCGTTCTATCCGTCGTTGACGGTGATCGAAGGAGGGGACGCGTCGTCGACCGCCTACGTCCACAAGCCGATGCAGAACATGGACCATCAGTCGGTGACGAACAGGCAGCACCCATCCGCGGTGTACCACGGGACCGCGTCAGCAGCAACACCCATTACAGACACGCAAGTAGCACACGCGAGGCTGCAAAAGGCTGGTCACCGGCCTTTAGGTA GTAGAACCCAGTCAGCCCCGTTGCCGTTGGGCCATCCGATGCTGCAAGGCGGCATGATGGCGCCCCAGACCCATTACGAAGAGTACCTGGCAGAGAAGCAACTGCACGATCAACAGCAAGCGCACAATTACTTGAAGCAGCAAATCCGTCAGACGGTGTTGACCAGGGTCGGCTCGCGGGGTCAGGCGAATCAATTGGACGAGGCACCGGAGACAGAGGAGTCCGAGGTGATCGATCTGACCGGTGGGAAGAAGGACTTGTCGGAGGAGAGCGAGATTTCTAAACAGCAACGAGACCGAGAGCAATTCCTCCAGCAGCAGAGGGATCTGATGATGAGGCATACGTTGCAGATCTCGAATGAGTCGTCGACGGCCTACGGTGGGAGCGGTAGCGGTAGCAGAAGTAGTCAACAGAGCGCCAGGCCATTATCCAGAGCGCTGTCTAGTCCGTTGGTTCACTTGG GTCCTCAGGCGACTCAAGCCACCGGCGATCTGTTCGCGCGCGCTTCCTCCCATCGACCCACCACCGGCTTGGCCTACGATCCGCTAATGTTGAAGCACGCCTGCGTCTGCGGCGAAACGGTCCGGGGTCATCCGGAGCACGGGGGCAGGTTGCAGAGCGTCTGGGCACGACTGTCGGAGACCGGGCTGCTGCAGCGATGCGATCGAATACGATCGCGGAAAGCGACGCTCGAGGAGATTCAGACGTGTCACAGCGAGGCTCACGCTCTTCTCTTTG GAACGAATCCGATGAATCGTCAAAAGTTGGACGTGTCGAAGCTCTCTCAACTGCCCATCAAGAGTTTCGTACGGCTGCCTTGCGGCGGAGTGGGCGTCGATTCCGACACTACGTGGAACGAACTGAACACCGCCCCGGCTGCAAGAATGGCCGTCGGGTGTGTCGTCGATCTGGCCTTTAAAACCGCCATGGGTGACATTAAGAACGGCTTCGCCGTGGTACGACCGCCGGGACACCACGCTGAGACCAACCAAGCCATGGGTTTCTGCTTCTTCAACTCGGTCGCGATCGCTGCGCGATTGCTTCAGCAGAAGCTCGATATTAGGAAAATCTTGATCCTGGATTGG GATGTCCATCATGGGAACGGGACGCAGCAGATGTTCTACGACGACCCGCGGGTTCTGTACCTGTCGATACACAGGCACGACGAAGGTAACTTCTTTCCAGGAACGGGTGGACCGACCGAGTGCGGCGCTGGCGAGGGTCTCGGCTACAACGTGAACGTGGCTTGGTCCGGTGGACTGAACCCGCCGATGGGCGACGCGGAATACTTGGCCGCGTTCCGCACGATCGTGATGCCTATCGCGAACGCGTTCGACCCGAGTATCGTGCTCGTCTCGGCTGGATTCGACGCAGCCGTTGGACATCCCGCGCCTCTTGGCGGCTACAAAGTCAGTCCGGCCTGTTTCGGGAAAATGACGCAGCAACTGCTTGGCCTGGCGAACGGTAAGGTCGTCCTCGCTCTCGAAGGTGGCTACGACTTGGCAGCGATCTGCGATTCCGCGCAAGAGTGCGTTCGAGCTCTCCTGGGCGACGAACCCACGCAACTTCGCGAAGAGGAATTGACCAGGATACCATGTCAGAACGCGGTCGACACGTTGCAAAAGACTATCGCTGTTCAG ATGTCGCATTGGCCTTGCGTCAAGTTGAACGCGCACACGGTGTCGATGAGCGCTATCGAAGCAGGACAGAAGGAGCGCGATGAAACCGAGACGGTCTCCGCGATGGCCTCTCTATCGATGCAACAGCCTACCAATTTAAC AACTACCCCAGAACATTCCCGAGAAGTTTCCGAGGAGCCAATGGAACAGGACGACGCCAAATGA